One Spinacia oleracea cultivar Varoflay chromosome 4, BTI_SOV_V1, whole genome shotgun sequence DNA segment encodes these proteins:
- the LOC130472572 gene encoding uncharacterized protein → MQQIAQPISLISIKPTFPPLISLTHSLKSKIHFQNPIISAKWRKKRSGSQRSHKLIINSIAHIASTLKIIPEPLDSLVREFLVVGGGNGGKFGFRNGFGGGGGGRNRRREVGFWVLLLISSSLALWVVLEKEKDNHELGFWVFLVLVSAFAVFCLVKGWRREIKNWVLGFSCGAALMGLGLRNNENFVRWVDEFRASSLNFSFIKKKRRRGKRWI, encoded by the coding sequence ATGCAACAAATCGCTCAACCCATCTCCTTAATCTCAATTAAACCCACATTTCCTCCTTTAATTTCACTAACCCACAGTCTCAAATCCAAAATCCACTTCCAAAACCCAATAATTTCTGCAAAATGGCGCAAAAAACGATCTGGGTCACAAAGATCTCACAAACTCATCATCAATTCAATCGCACACATTGCCTCCACTCTCAAGATTATCCCTGAACCGTTGGATTCACTAGTGAGAGAATTCTTGGTTGTGGGTGGCGGAAACGGCGGGAAATTCGGGTTCAGGAACGGCTTTGGAGGAGGCGGTGGAGGAAGAAATCGCAGGAGAGAAGTAGGGTTCTGGGTACTTTTGTTGATTTCATCAAGTTTGGCATTATGGGTTGTTTTGGAGAAAGAAAAAGACAATCATGAACTGGGTTTCTGGGTTTTCTTGGTTTTGGTTTCTGCATTTGCTGTTTTCTGCTTGGTGAAAGGATGGAGAAGAGAGATTAAAAACTGGGTGTTGGGATTTTCTTGTGGGGCCGCTTTGATGGGTTTGGGATTGAGGAACAATGAGAATTTTGTGAGGTGGGTTGATGAATTTAGGGCTAGTtctttgaatttttctttcataaaaaagaagagaagaagaggTAAAAGATGGATatga